In Sander vitreus isolate 19-12246 chromosome 8, sanVit1, whole genome shotgun sequence, the genomic window tcctactacaattcaataTAAAATGATAACAtggccacacacaaacctcttgcaacattagcttctCCTAtgctagccatcttagctgcaaaaagctttataacttacaattttGTCGGCAACaacaactccacaagtcaactcaagcgactGAGTGAGCGGAGAGAGACCGTCCCGACCCGCAGACATAACATGTCTAACATAAAATGTTCTGcacatagcctagctaggcctactgtaggttttggtGTATACATGTAGTATGTTAAATGCAATTATGTCCTTAAGCTCACCTCGTCGacaactcatgttttttttttgtcttcaaaaaacttttattattcaagtacagatacacatacacattgaaaacattaaatgcatacatgaAAAAGAGGCGCATGGAGTTAACATTAAAGAGGTTGTAAGTCATTGTGAATGTTCAGAGTCCggatggctttcttatttgtcagtcctattaaagtttcaaaatatgatttcatgtcatttttaaattaatattcggttttctttcggaccatttacatttatggatataacgttttccaaataaaattaaaagattctaaataaaaacatggcattttatccaAATCAAAAGCTCACCTTGGATGTAGCATACagtactgactcaagtgacttgcgcaacccggatcagtttagtgagtgactcgGAATAACCCGAATCATTAAAAGGAATTGAGTTTGCCGGGCCTActgcaaactgagcttgaagacgtagatgtgacgtgagcaacctgtctgaaagttggaagtcttctggtagctgtgccaagagaaatctcaatcattcccaatctagcagagacggagagcgtaggtatatgtaaggagataacatagacacaggctcattattgatcactaaaatgatagttaacattagtcattacacttaaacagctgatggaagtccaaactgcctgagagcttctcctgtactatacggtaactcctctactatgagacaggaagtctcgtggttatgacccaatcgttagcctattgttataaaaacgtctgctacggagccataacgtgagctacaaggtaatggagccttttatacattgtcgtgtttcttcagaaataaacaacggacaaatagagtctttaaacgcttcagatgtaaagttattctctgtcaaagtgacgtcagaatgaatgggagtcaatgggatgctaacgggatgtgatggcttgttagcatcaaaatggcgccataggaggttcgctttgtggaggctggcttacccccttgagtaCGACGCTGAAGTTGGCTTCTGATtctgtacattcacaaaaaggttgcattttggcgagagttacactttaagttATTTAAGCAGTTATTTTGCTAAGCATTTAAACAGTGTGCTACGTGTGATGTTGTGTTACTCATTTGTGATATTGAGCATTAAAACCTGCAGTCTGAACTTAGCCTTAGTGAGAAAACAAGCTGGGCGGTAAATTACAGTTTTCTCCGTGTGCATGTATTTGATTCTTCTCCTCAGACGTCCAGCAGCTGTCGGTGGTTAAAGCagaggttccccctgagcagcaggagtggagctcccgtctggaccaggaggacccagagccccccccacacattaaagaggaacagaaggaaCTCTGgaccagtcaggagggagagcagcttcaagggctggaggaggctgatatcaagtTCCCGTTCActtctgtccctgtgaagagtgaagatgatgaagagaaagctcagtcctcacagcttcatgaAAGCCAAactgaggagaacagagaggcagagagaacagaagctgatggagaggactatggaggaccagaaccagccaggaactcagatCCAGATAGCCAGGAACTCAGATTACAACCAGCTACTCATGACAAGACTTCAGACTCCTCTGAatctgagactgatgacagtgcagACTGGGAGGAGACTAGGGACCCTCAGTCaggtttaaactctctgaaaaaCAATGAAGTAGCTGTAAGTGATGTGGAATGTAATACTGGAAACACATCAGTTATCTCCTCTGAATGTGCTGGAAGCTTTGGGCGCAAGAAACATCTGCAGAAACACTCTGGAGTCCAAACAGGAGGGAAAACATTTAGTTGTTCAGTTTGTGGTAAAAGATACCTTCGGAAGAACTCCTTAATGACTCACATGAGACTTCATTCAGAAGAAAAATGTTTCacctgctcagtttgtaaagcAAGTTTCTGTACGCCTAGCAATTTGGTTAGACACATGAGAGTCCACACAGGGGAAAAACCATTTAGTTGTTCAGTTTGTAGTAAACGATTTGCAGACCCTAGCAATCTGAAGCAACATCTGAAAAGACACTTGGTCGTCCACACAGGCTAGAAATAATTACTTGTTAAAAGgtgt contains:
- the LOC144521785 gene encoding uncharacterized protein LOC144521785 — translated: MSKVQMLRAFVNQRLTAAAEEIFGLFERTIAEYEEVLCRSKEENERQQKLLDAVFNPQLRLHRADVQQLSVVKAEVPPEQQEWSSRLDQEDPEPPPHIKEEQKELWTSQEGEQLQGLEEADIKFPFTSVPVKSEDDEEKAQSSQLHESQTEENREAERTEADGEDYGGPEPARNSDPDSQELRLQPATHDKTSDSSESETDDSADWEETRDPQSGLNSLKNNEVAVSDVECNTGNTSVISSECAGSFGRKKHLQKHSGVQTGGKTFSCSVCGKRYLRKNSLMTHMRLHSEEKCFTCSVCKASFCTPSNLVRHMRVHTGEKPFSCSVCSKRFADPSNLKQHLKRHLVVHTG